The Candidatus Koribacter versatilis Ellin345 genome has a segment encoding these proteins:
- a CDS encoding TonB-dependent receptor translates to MRYRFACLAVLIALALSTLSFAQKIAGTITGTVSDPQGAVVPGATVIVTDEATNATRTTTTKSAGEFTVPNLDPGTYSVKVSGSGFSDFEAKRVEVHVSSITRVDAKLQVGTTKQEIVVEAQGIELNTENGEVGNVITGAQVRELPLNGRNFVQLTTIMPGASVSEGFDNKSKGLMGGVDISFSGAPSNANQWRVDGANNNDIGSQRTILMYPSIDGIEEFKILRNSYGPEYGGGGGAQVNVVTKGGGNEYHGDAYYFGRNGVLNAKNYFIGLNTCTSGSDPACQKQALQRNDFGYTLGGPIVKDRVFFFWSEEWNYERRGAVRHDWVPTAQERATGDFSDIASCPAGSKGPAAPNFAKYNTTGDTVGSGTNGQIMDPGHLSPAGQALVSMMPLPTASPCNQYDWIAQVKVPLNWREENIRGDIKITKNNNLMLRYAQDSWDNPLHASANGEAGLWGTQDFPAVSDAWSQPSKMAVARLTTTIGTTMVNDFQFSYSANRINIVKAGDDTALGNSIRAAVPTVYPLSGKLHSSDLPMPICWCSTYFGTQGPWNNNQDLYTWRDDFSKVAGKHTLKLGILYDQNSKNEEQGGEAGGLWGSAGYNKVSWDGGSGNFYGDMLLKNMSWGGGENAKNVIADIRWRDVEFYAGDTWKVTPRFTLDYGFRWSFMPPEWMDKNDWSIFNPAVYDPTKGADPCNGVELPKGGDTSLCAGLGSSITPAVSQYRSLRPSNNHLIQPRLGFAYDVFGTGKFVLRAGIGQFFARDPVGLTLRSKSVNPPFAAAASGYRTLDGFGPNNTPTTWDNGGAVNAWPTGGTPTQSFEQNSNLSNSWQWNITTEAMLTKDTKLELAWVALRGIHLGSAADINQIAPDNRLAYIERGLANSGDTRTDLFPYGGLTTGQITQWNHRGDSIYHSLQAMLSTKLTRNSILQSSYTWSHNISTTTLGYVGTSTAVPDSYNSAANRGNADFDRRHVFNLSLVYNSPALQGHNMFVKGVAGGWELGSILNFSSGPAITVNGLSVSNLCPSQAQLADCNAGTVPLIGVNNPWGVSNAGQYGARPSVVSNVACNTGSSSQWLNQSAFTANGFPLGGYPNSGPGQCAGPGTANADVSAMKNWNLPIHGKHFFTEGAHLQFRFELFNLANHPMFRFNNNHLTYTATGYANGATSGPVNGYIADDGTIQGTSLVQGSTLGQPGFLNNIGNREIQYALKFIF, encoded by the coding sequence ATGCGTTACCGCTTTGCCTGTTTGGCAGTTCTGATTGCCCTTGCGTTATCAACCCTTTCGTTTGCCCAAAAGATCGCTGGCACCATTACCGGAACCGTCTCGGATCCGCAGGGTGCAGTAGTCCCGGGAGCGACCGTCATTGTTACTGACGAGGCAACGAACGCGACGCGTACAACGACCACTAAATCCGCAGGTGAATTCACGGTTCCGAACTTGGATCCGGGCACCTATTCGGTAAAAGTTTCGGGATCAGGTTTCAGCGATTTCGAAGCGAAGCGGGTCGAGGTACACGTCTCCAGCATCACCCGTGTGGATGCGAAACTTCAGGTTGGAACCACGAAGCAGGAAATCGTGGTCGAAGCCCAGGGTATTGAACTCAACACCGAAAACGGCGAAGTCGGCAACGTCATCACCGGCGCCCAGGTTCGCGAGCTTCCTCTGAATGGCCGCAACTTCGTCCAATTGACCACCATCATGCCCGGCGCTTCCGTTTCGGAAGGCTTCGACAACAAGAGCAAGGGCTTGATGGGAGGCGTCGACATCTCGTTCAGCGGCGCTCCGTCCAACGCCAACCAGTGGCGTGTAGACGGTGCCAACAACAACGACATTGGTTCGCAGCGCACCATTTTGATGTATCCGTCGATCGACGGCATCGAAGAGTTCAAGATTCTGCGCAACAGCTACGGCCCCGAATACGGCGGGGGTGGCGGAGCGCAGGTCAACGTCGTAACCAAGGGTGGCGGCAACGAGTACCACGGCGATGCTTACTACTTCGGCCGTAACGGCGTCCTCAATGCCAAGAACTATTTCATCGGTCTGAACACTTGCACGAGCGGTAGTGATCCGGCTTGCCAGAAACAAGCTCTTCAGCGTAACGATTTCGGTTACACGTTGGGCGGTCCGATCGTGAAGGACAGGGTCTTCTTCTTCTGGTCGGAAGAGTGGAACTACGAACGTCGCGGCGCCGTTCGCCACGATTGGGTTCCGACCGCACAGGAACGTGCGACGGGCGATTTCAGCGATATTGCATCATGTCCTGCGGGCTCCAAGGGACCTGCTGCTCCTAATTTCGCGAAATACAACACGACTGGCGACACGGTTGGTTCGGGAACGAATGGCCAAATTATGGATCCCGGCCATCTCAGCCCGGCCGGACAGGCGCTGGTCTCGATGATGCCGCTTCCGACGGCCAGTCCTTGTAACCAGTATGACTGGATCGCGCAAGTCAAGGTTCCCCTCAACTGGCGCGAAGAGAACATCCGCGGCGACATCAAGATCACCAAGAACAACAACCTGATGTTGCGTTACGCGCAGGATTCCTGGGACAACCCACTGCACGCTTCCGCCAATGGCGAAGCCGGCCTGTGGGGTACGCAGGACTTCCCGGCGGTCAGTGATGCGTGGTCGCAGCCCAGCAAGATGGCCGTTGCCCGCTTGACCACCACTATCGGCACCACAATGGTGAACGACTTCCAGTTCTCCTATTCGGCGAACCGCATCAACATCGTCAAAGCCGGTGACGACACCGCTCTCGGAAATTCGATCCGCGCTGCGGTTCCAACCGTCTATCCACTTTCAGGCAAACTCCACTCCAGTGATCTGCCGATGCCGATCTGCTGGTGCTCCACTTACTTTGGTACACAGGGGCCTTGGAACAACAACCAGGATCTCTACACCTGGCGAGATGACTTCTCCAAGGTCGCGGGTAAGCACACGCTCAAGCTCGGAATTCTCTACGATCAGAACTCCAAGAACGAAGAGCAAGGTGGTGAAGCCGGCGGTCTGTGGGGTTCGGCTGGATACAACAAGGTTAGCTGGGACGGCGGTTCTGGCAACTTCTATGGCGACATGCTGCTCAAGAACATGAGTTGGGGCGGCGGTGAGAACGCGAAGAACGTCATCGCCGACATTCGTTGGCGCGACGTCGAGTTCTACGCTGGCGATACCTGGAAGGTGACGCCACGCTTTACCTTGGACTACGGCTTCCGCTGGTCCTTCATGCCGCCAGAGTGGATGGACAAAAACGATTGGTCCATCTTTAACCCCGCTGTCTATGATCCGACCAAGGGAGCCGATCCGTGCAACGGTGTCGAGTTGCCCAAGGGCGGCGACACTAGCTTGTGCGCGGGGCTCGGTTCCTCGATCACTCCTGCTGTCTCGCAATACCGTAGCTTACGTCCGTCCAACAATCACCTGATCCAACCCCGTTTGGGCTTTGCTTACGATGTATTCGGAACCGGCAAATTTGTGCTCCGTGCTGGCATTGGCCAGTTCTTTGCACGCGATCCTGTCGGTCTCACTCTGCGCTCGAAGTCCGTGAACCCGCCGTTCGCGGCCGCTGCGAGCGGCTACCGTACGCTCGACGGTTTCGGTCCAAACAACACACCCACCACCTGGGACAATGGCGGCGCGGTGAATGCGTGGCCCACCGGTGGTACTCCGACTCAAAGCTTCGAGCAGAACTCGAATCTCTCCAACTCGTGGCAGTGGAATATCACCACCGAGGCAATGCTGACGAAGGACACCAAGCTGGAACTCGCATGGGTGGCCCTGCGTGGTATTCACCTTGGATCCGCCGCCGATATCAACCAGATCGCGCCGGATAACCGCTTAGCTTACATAGAACGTGGCTTGGCTAATTCCGGTGACACTCGAACTGATCTGTTCCCGTACGGTGGCCTGACCACTGGTCAGATTACCCAGTGGAACCACCGCGGCGATTCGATCTACCACTCACTGCAGGCGATGTTGAGCACAAAATTGACGCGCAACTCGATTCTGCAAAGCAGCTACACTTGGTCCCACAACATCTCAACCACTACGCTCGGTTACGTGGGCACGTCCACCGCTGTTCCTGACAGCTACAATTCCGCAGCCAACCGTGGAAATGCTGACTTCGACCGGCGCCATGTGTTCAACCTCAGCTTGGTTTACAACTCTCCGGCTCTTCAAGGACACAATATGTTCGTGAAGGGTGTTGCTGGCGGGTGGGAACTGGGCTCGATCTTGAACTTCTCCTCCGGTCCGGCGATCACCGTGAATGGACTTTCTGTTTCCAATCTTTGTCCGTCCCAAGCCCAGCTTGCCGATTGCAATGCGGGTACAGTACCGCTTATTGGAGTCAACAACCCGTGGGGCGTTTCGAACGCTGGCCAATATGGTGCGCGTCCGAGCGTCGTTTCGAACGTAGCTTGCAATACCGGCAGCAGCTCCCAGTGGCTTAATCAATCAGCGTTTACAGCCAATGGTTTCCCGCTCGGTGGCTACCCGAATTCTGGTCCGGGTCAGTGCGCCGGTCCCGGAACGGCAAATGCCGATGTATCTGCCATGAAGAACTGGAACTTGCCGATCCATGGCAAACACTTCTTCACGGAAGGTGCGCACCTGCAATTCCGTTTCGAATTGTTCAACCTTGCCAACCATCCGATGTTCCGGTTCAACAACAACCACCTGACCTACACGGCCACTGGCTATGCCAACGGCGCAACCAGTGGTCCGGTGAACGGCTACATCGCTGATGACGGTACGATTCAGGGAACCAGCCTCGTTCAGGGTTCGACCTTGGGTCAGCCTGGCTTCCTGAACAACATCGGCAACCGCGAAATCCAATACGCTCTGAAGTTCATCTTCTAG
- a CDS encoding tetratricopeptide repeat protein, with the protein MVPWALIRLKKLSSTLLSFILLLPYLAAQQTPRAQIESLIRSNQLDAAEQQLFSQLQAHPSDGWALDLLGTVRLKQKRTSEATALFHRAHSLNTNDSNALRGLAESAAASETFDDAIAWYTKLLELNPTDLASRKQLALLQEKAGRYADSVATIQKIPVASRSADLLPTLASDYLNVHQEQKLAPLVQQVVKLGPANSNVMLDFVAVLVRNGYIQDSEKILQIARPSKPTAKYLHTLARVREAQDNLPEASKLFQQALQLDPKSFDLLFDGARFSGQHNRWDEAVGYLQKCDEVNPDRPEVLLKLTLAYLKTRRREKAVSVARRLASVSPNDPNAQYILAFALVENELWETAEPMARKAVEQNPKDANSQLLMGIIHLNKGELDAARVSFDETLRLDPNLLDAHYYSALVSDRKGDVDAARTELDALVVKNPDHANAQAELGVLRLRAGDAQGARAALEAAVRLQPEASQTHYQLGLVYARLGLQDESKAQMAEFQKLREAEDNLRKREAGVKVP; encoded by the coding sequence GTGGTTCCTTGGGCCCTGATCAGATTGAAGAAGCTCAGTTCCACGCTTCTGTCATTTATTCTTTTGCTCCCTTATCTCGCCGCGCAACAAACACCGCGCGCCCAAATCGAAAGTCTTATTCGGAGCAATCAACTCGACGCAGCCGAGCAACAGCTCTTCTCGCAACTTCAGGCACATCCCAGCGATGGGTGGGCGCTCGACCTTCTCGGTACGGTTCGTTTGAAACAGAAACGAACTTCAGAGGCCACGGCGCTCTTCCATCGGGCACACTCGCTCAATACGAACGACTCGAATGCCCTTCGCGGTCTTGCCGAATCCGCGGCCGCCTCTGAAACGTTCGACGACGCAATCGCCTGGTACACCAAGCTGCTTGAACTGAATCCCACCGACCTGGCCTCGCGCAAGCAGCTGGCACTCCTCCAGGAGAAGGCTGGTAGATACGCCGATTCGGTCGCTACAATTCAGAAAATTCCCGTTGCTTCACGGTCCGCCGATCTTCTTCCGACGCTGGCCTCCGATTACCTGAACGTTCATCAGGAACAGAAACTCGCTCCCCTGGTGCAGCAGGTTGTAAAACTCGGGCCTGCGAATTCGAATGTGATGCTCGACTTCGTCGCGGTGCTCGTCCGCAACGGGTACATTCAAGATTCTGAGAAGATCTTGCAAATCGCCCGTCCATCAAAGCCGACGGCCAAGTATTTGCACACGCTTGCCAGGGTACGCGAAGCGCAAGACAATTTGCCCGAGGCCTCGAAGCTCTTCCAACAGGCTCTGCAACTCGATCCCAAGTCCTTCGACTTGCTCTTCGATGGGGCGCGGTTCTCAGGGCAACACAATCGATGGGATGAGGCCGTCGGGTACCTTCAGAAATGCGATGAGGTAAATCCAGATCGCCCCGAAGTGCTCTTGAAGTTGACGCTCGCCTACCTCAAAACCCGTCGCCGGGAGAAGGCTGTCTCTGTGGCTCGACGGCTGGCTTCCGTCAGTCCGAATGATCCCAATGCTCAATACATTCTCGCGTTTGCCCTGGTTGAAAATGAGCTATGGGAGACTGCCGAGCCAATGGCGCGAAAAGCCGTTGAGCAGAATCCGAAAGACGCGAATTCGCAACTCCTTATGGGCATCATTCACCTGAACAAAGGTGAGCTGGATGCGGCGCGAGTGTCGTTCGATGAGACTCTCAGGCTCGACCCGAACCTGCTCGATGCACATTACTACTCGGCGCTGGTCTCGGATCGCAAAGGCGACGTTGACGCCGCCCGGACAGAGTTGGATGCGTTGGTGGTGAAGAATCCCGATCACGCTAACGCGCAAGCCGAACTTGGCGTACTTCGGCTTAGGGCGGGAGACGCTCAGGGGGCGCGCGCGGCTCTGGAGGCCGCGGTGCGACTGCAGCCAGAAGCCTCGCAAACCCATTATCAGCTCGGTCTCGTATACGCCCGCCTCGGGTTGCAGGACGAGTCGAAAGCCCAGATGGCCGAGTTCCAGAAGCTGCGCGAAGCGGAAGACAATCTGCGAAAACGAGAAGCCGGAGTCAAGGTCCCATAG